Proteins encoded by one window of Bacteroidales bacterium:
- a CDS encoding DUF5686 and carboxypeptidase regulatory-like domain-containing protein, producing the protein MRSLKHWLFLLGVFWIPILSAQVTNRIQGVVTDAVTGEVLPYANVAVLPGDLFLGTITGKNGSYLLEYTAQAESIVFSFVGYESQTVKIASIQTGKLNIQLKPLSTEIEEAVVSARRIRYKRRGNPAVELMRKVVANKDNNRMESRDHYAYERYEKVQLSLNELNDSIKNGMLFRKFPFLTSYLDTSKTGLLSLPVFLRENISEHYFRKSPRSSKEILKGSRMADFNELIEKESIGVFLDGLVGKSNIYDSKIMILENEYISPVSSLAITFYHFHILDTVAIGGTSCINLSVYPSNPQDFGFRGNLYITNDSMYALKRAELAFTKNATVNFVNDFSLIQEYTLIDSTWCLTLDEAVIDFGLTKNRSLVLGKRSNTYTNYRFDSHIPETVLSGINNIEKAIGYDILDDGYWKENRPIALSRSEQGVYDMVADMKKDRLFKHALNLTGIIYSGYISVGPVDLGPIETFLSFNDVEGARVRLGGKTNTNFNRHLFLEGFAAYGFKDQRFKYRLGAMYSFNERKIHPWEYPMDLLHISYEDNIMTPGQFFMFGSGDRLLLSFYRGNAQKMVYHRTFNIKYDKEYASGFSFQPSFTRREEKPAGDLAFTNESGTVKSVITSQLGLKLRFAPNERFYQVQQNRYSLNHTNPVFTVNYSYGMKGVWDGDYEFHRLELGIDKRSWFSSFGFADTWIKAGKIWGTVPFPLLVIHQANQNYSYQDRAFNMMNYMEFVSDTYAQINFSYCFNGWIFNRIPLIKKLKWREFISFNALWGNLSDRNHPDHHPELLHFSVNESGIPTMYSLENKPYMEAGIAIDNIFKIIRIDLIKRLNYLNHPDIPEWGIRFRLRFLF; encoded by the coding sequence ATGAGATCGTTGAAACATTGGTTATTTCTCTTAGGTGTATTCTGGATACCTATTTTATCGGCACAGGTAACTAACCGTATTCAAGGTGTGGTTACTGATGCTGTTACCGGTGAAGTATTACCCTATGCCAATGTAGCCGTACTACCGGGAGATCTTTTCCTGGGAACCATTACCGGAAAAAACGGATCGTACCTGCTCGAATATACCGCCCAGGCAGAAAGTATTGTTTTTTCCTTTGTCGGTTATGAATCACAGACTGTAAAAATAGCTTCCATCCAAACCGGAAAACTGAATATCCAATTGAAACCGTTATCCACTGAAATTGAGGAAGCGGTGGTCTCTGCCAGACGGATACGTTACAAGAGAAGAGGAAATCCGGCTGTAGAACTAATGCGCAAAGTTGTTGCCAACAAAGATAACAACCGCATGGAATCACGTGACCATTATGCGTATGAGCGGTATGAAAAAGTTCAATTATCGCTCAATGAACTGAATGACAGCATTAAAAATGGAATGTTATTCAGGAAATTTCCATTCCTGACCAGCTACCTGGATACTTCAAAAACAGGACTCCTTTCATTACCTGTATTTTTGAGGGAAAATATTTCCGAACATTATTTCCGGAAATCACCCAGATCCTCCAAAGAAATCCTGAAGGGTTCCCGTATGGCTGACTTTAATGAACTGATCGAAAAAGAATCCATTGGTGTTTTTCTGGATGGCCTGGTTGGAAAATCGAATATCTATGATTCTAAGATCATGATCCTGGAAAATGAATATATCAGTCCGGTATCCTCATTAGCGATCACTTTTTATCATTTCCATATTTTGGATACGGTAGCTATTGGCGGTACATCCTGTATCAATTTGTCTGTTTATCCGAGTAATCCCCAGGATTTCGGTTTCAGGGGCAATCTTTATATCACCAATGACAGCATGTATGCGTTGAAACGGGCCGAACTGGCATTCACAAAAAATGCCACAGTCAATTTTGTCAATGACTTCTCACTGATACAGGAATATACGCTGATCGACAGTACATGGTGCCTGACCCTGGATGAAGCGGTAATTGATTTCGGCCTTACCAAAAACAGGAGTCTTGTGCTGGGAAAACGAAGCAATACATATACCAATTACCGTTTCGATTCCCACATTCCGGAAACGGTTCTTTCGGGAATCAATAATATAGAAAAAGCCATCGGTTATGATATACTGGATGACGGGTACTGGAAAGAAAATCGTCCGATAGCACTGAGTCGCTCCGAACAGGGCGTATACGACATGGTCGCGGATATGAAGAAAGACCGGTTGTTCAAACATGCACTCAATCTTACCGGGATCATTTATTCCGGATATATCAGTGTGGGTCCGGTAGACCTGGGCCCCATAGAAACCTTCCTCAGTTTCAATGACGTGGAAGGAGCACGTGTCCGCCTGGGAGGAAAAACCAATACCAACTTCAACCGCCATCTTTTCCTGGAAGGATTTGCCGCCTATGGGTTTAAAGACCAACGGTTCAAATATCGTTTAGGTGCGATGTATTCATTCAATGAACGAAAGATCCATCCCTGGGAATACCCGATGGATCTCCTTCATATATCCTATGAAGACAATATCATGACACCCGGCCAGTTTTTCATGTTCGGCAGCGGAGACCGTCTTCTCCTGTCGTTTTACCGGGGAAATGCACAAAAAATGGTATATCACAGGACATTCAACATCAAATACGATAAAGAATATGCCAGCGGATTCTCCTTTCAGCCTTCGTTTACACGACGGGAAGAAAAACCTGCCGGAGACCTGGCTTTCACCAACGAATCCGGAACTGTCAAGAGCGTCATTACTTCCCAGTTAGGGCTCAAATTGAGGTTTGCTCCTAATGAAAGGTTTTATCAGGTACAACAGAACAGGTATTCGCTGAACCATACCAACCCTGTCTTTACCGTTAATTACTCCTATGGTATGAAAGGAGTCTGGGATGGAGACTATGAATTTCACCGGCTGGAATTAGGCATAGACAAACGCAGCTGGTTCTCAAGTTTCGGCTTTGCAGACACCTGGATCAAAGCAGGTAAAATATGGGGAACGGTACCCTTCCCCCTCCTGGTGATCCATCAGGCCAACCAGAATTATTCCTATCAGGACAGGGCTTTCAATATGATGAATTACATGGAATTTGTGAGTGATACCTATGCGCAGATCAACTTTTCATACTGTTTCAACGGCTGGATATTTAACCGGATACCCCTCATCAAAAAACTGAAATGGCGGGAATTTATTTCATTCAATGCTCTGTGGGGAAATTTATCGGACCGGAACCATCCGGATCATCATCCCGAATTATTACATTTTTCAGTGAATGAATCGGGCATACCTACCATGTACTCGTTGGAAAATAAACCGTATATGGAAGCCGGTATCGCTATCGATAATATTTTTAAAATCATACGGATCGACCTGATCAAACGTCTGAATTACCTGAATCACCCGGATATTCCGGAATGGGGTATCAGGTTCAGGTTGCGGTTTTTATTTTAG
- a CDS encoding LemA family protein — translation MIGYIILGVVVLLVIVIISKYNTLVKLRNNRENAFADIDVQLKQRHDLIPQLVSTVKGYASHEKETLDRVISARNGAINAKTIDDKIAAEGVLTSALSGLKVTLEAYPDLKANTNFLQLQEEISDIENKLASVRRYFNSATKELNNAVESFPSNIVAGMFGFHKEIMFDLGTERANLEQAPQINF, via the coding sequence ATGATAGGATATATTATTTTAGGAGTGGTGGTACTGTTGGTGATAGTGATTATATCCAAGTACAACACCTTAGTTAAGTTAAGAAACAATCGTGAAAATGCTTTTGCCGACATAGATGTCCAACTGAAACAGAGACACGATCTGATCCCCCAGCTGGTATCCACAGTAAAAGGATATGCCTCCCATGAAAAAGAAACCCTTGACAGGGTGATCAGCGCCCGTAACGGAGCCATCAATGCCAAAACCATTGATGACAAGATCGCTGCAGAAGGCGTCCTGACCTCTGCCCTTTCCGGTTTAAAGGTAACACTGGAAGCATACCCCGACCTGAAAGCAAACACTAATTTTCTCCAGCTACAGGAGGAAATCTCAGATATTGAAAATAAACTGGCTTCCGTAAGGCGTTATTTCAATTCGGCCACCAAGGAACTGAACAATGCGGTGGAAAGTTTCCCATCCAATATTGTTGCAGGTATGTTCGGATTCCATAAAGAGATCATGTTTGACCTGGGAACAGAACGTGCTAATCTTGAACAGGCTCCCCAGATAAATTTTTAA
- a CDS encoding M48 family metallopeptidase produces the protein MQYVGIQTQQTRNNIRSIVLLVLFPCLVVVLTFLFSYLVNLVSYSGNENYNIWDQTWAITLHYIPYVIGGVLIWFLIAYFANTSIINSATGAHSLERKDNKRVYNLVENLCISKGMKMPQVQVIEDDSLNAYASGINDKTYTVTLSRGIINKLDDDELEAVIAHELSHIRNRDVRLLIVSIVFVGIFAMLSELAIRIAFTSGRRSSNNKNNGAIFFLIAFLVAIVGYFFASLMRFAISRKREYLADAGAAEMTRNPKALANALRKISNDPDIEGITRDDVAQLFIEHPKKKAKNAFSGLTGLFATHPPIQKRIQVLEQF, from the coding sequence ATGCAATATGTCGGGATACAAACACAACAGACCCGGAATAATATTCGATCCATTGTGTTACTGGTTCTTTTTCCCTGTCTGGTCGTAGTACTTACTTTCCTGTTTTCATACCTGGTGAACCTGGTGTCTTATTCCGGTAATGAAAATTACAATATCTGGGACCAGACATGGGCCATCACCCTGCATTACATTCCGTATGTGATCGGAGGTGTCCTGATTTGGTTCCTTATCGCCTATTTTGCGAATACCAGTATCATCAATTCGGCTACCGGGGCGCATTCACTGGAGCGCAAGGACAACAAACGGGTGTATAACCTGGTGGAAAACCTTTGTATATCGAAAGGAATGAAAATGCCCCAAGTACAGGTAATCGAGGATGATTCACTAAATGCATACGCCAGTGGTATCAATGATAAAACCTATACGGTCACCTTATCCCGGGGTATCATCAATAAGCTCGATGATGACGAACTGGAAGCCGTTATCGCGCATGAACTTTCGCACATACGTAACAGGGATGTCCGGTTATTGATCGTTTCCATCGTCTTCGTGGGGATTTTTGCCATGTTGTCCGAACTGGCTATCCGGATCGCTTTCACATCCGGCCGCAGGAGCAGCAACAACAAAAATAACGGGGCCATCTTTTTCCTGATCGCATTCCTGGTGGCCATTGTCGGTTATTTCTTTGCGAGCCTGATGCGTTTTGCCATTTCCCGCAAACGTGAATATCTGGCTGATGCCGGGGCGGCAGAAATGACAAGAAATCCGAAAGCACTGGCCAATGCCCTCCGGAAAATATCCAATGATCCGGATATCGAAGGGATCACACGCGATGATGTGGCACAACTGTTCATTGAGCATCCGAAGAAAAAAGCAAAGAATGCATTCAGCGGACTGACCGGCTTATTTGCGACACATCCCCCCATCCAGAAAAGAATACAGGTACTCGAACAGTTCTGA
- a CDS encoding polysaccharide lyase has translation MKIKYFCLFVIFCSFSLGIIHSQNVSPLYFNTFDEGDMKGSQRECHSKECHDCASEKIVFKDSPGKSGKSLHHVLWNCDERAELKVNSTGRAEIGDTRWYKVSYYWPENRGNGCLIAQFPTYPTKRDFRKGCRGVGSDIRLEGDGSVMFTFQRPTKDADITCTHHLIGMMEPKKWHTIIVHVKWTEENDGFVKIWWNGKKTVDIKKQATYWADEGKGPYFKVGAYKGDPWKGEEPFEIYTDDVYVFGEDAAFKHIVNYQSE, from the coding sequence CAAATATTTCTGTTTGTTTGTTATATTTTGTTCGTTCAGTCTTGGAATAATTCATTCACAAAATGTTTCCCCTCTCTATTTCAATACATTTGATGAAGGTGATATGAAAGGTTCGCAACGGGAATGTCACAGTAAAGAGTGTCATGATTGTGCCAGTGAGAAGATCGTATTCAAAGACAGTCCCGGAAAGAGTGGTAAATCCCTACACCATGTATTGTGGAATTGTGACGAACGTGCCGAATTAAAAGTCAATAGCACGGGACGTGCTGAGATTGGAGATACTAGGTGGTATAAAGTTAGTTACTATTGGCCGGAGAACAGGGGGAATGGTTGTCTTATCGCACAATTTCCGACATATCCGACAAAACGGGATTTCCGTAAAGGATGCCGTGGTGTTGGCTCTGATATCAGGCTCGAAGGAGACGGCTCTGTCATGTTTACTTTTCAAAGGCCAACCAAAGATGCAGACATTACCTGCACACATCATTTAATAGGAATGATGGAGCCGAAGAAATGGCATACAATTATTGTTCATGTAAAATGGACTGAAGAAAATGACGGATTTGTAAAAATATGGTGGAATGGGAAAAAAACAGTGGATATAAAAAAGCAGGCAACATACTGGGCGGATGAAGGAAAAGGTCCCTACTTTAAAGTAGGGGCATATAAGGGAGATCCGTGGAAAGGAGAGGAACCTTTTGAAATCTACACAGATGATGTATATGTATTCGGAGAAGACGCTGCTTTTAAACATATAGTGAATTATCAGTCTGAATGA